The following coding sequences are from one Electrophorus electricus isolate fEleEle1 chromosome 22, fEleEle1.pri, whole genome shotgun sequence window:
- the LOC113589309 gene encoding chemokine XC receptor 1-like isoform X2 — protein sequence MRPGRLLGASEANLLFLPVRPRRAPVRKATRLLPPSPLLLPRPGPKCPGPRRGVGRKRQRPRPRLPPPRMDRPSPRSDASMNTACKQCGQPKTKEFGHSRFHGVHFCVAAAWEDRGWKRWRGDAGMADTDLESLTFNYDEPQSVISDGMCYKETVVKVGSITVPIFFSIVVLLSLLGNILVLVILGLYESLRSLTNIFILNLALSDLMFTFGLPFWACYYIWGWTLGDAACKTVNFVFSAGFYSSIVFLMLMTVQRYMAVVHPLSDWEKGQGFAVTPIIAWVVSIFAALPAILRSGVMPDPADSQKLYCEYNNITAYFIVIYQQNIFFVVAFSVMSFCYIRILQTILKSRTNKKNRTVRLIFCIVAVFFVGWAPYNVVIFLRSLTYHQIEPFTECDVTHHLDYALYVCQLLAFSHCCLNPVFYVFVGVKFREHLNAILQKIFQEQNYMNIHGIRVTYGPSQGTM from the exons ATGCGTCCAGGCAGGCTTCTCGGCGCGTCTGAGGccaacctcctcttcctcccagtgAGACCCCGACGAGCTCCGGTCCGGAAGGCGACGCGGCTTCTGCCACCATCGCCACTCCTACTGCCCCGGCCGGGCCCAAAGTGCCCCGGACCACGGCGTGGCGTtggaagaaaaaggcagaggccGAGGCCGAGGCTGCCGCCGCCGCGGATGGACAGGCCGTCCCCGCGAAGCGATGCGAGCATGAACACTGCCTGCAAGCAGTGTGGCCAACCTAAAACTAAAGAGTTTGGTCACAGCAGGTTTCACGGGGTGCACTTCTGCGTGGCGGCAGCGTGGGAAGACCGTGGGtggaagagatggagaggagatgCTG GCATGGCAGACACGGACCTTGAATCTCTTACATTTAATTATGATGAACCACAAAGTGTCATTTCTGATGGAATGTGTTACAAGGAAACTGTAGTCAAAGTTGGATCCATTACAGTTCCCATATTTTTTAGCATTGTGGTCCTGCTCAGTCTCCTTGGTAACATACTAGTGCTTGTGATCCTTGGACTCTATGAGAGCCTCAGATCGTTGACCAACATCTTCATACTGAACTTGGCTCTGTCAGACCTAATGTTCACTTTTGGTCTTCCATTTTGGGCCTGTTACTACATCTGGGGCTGGACACTGGGAGATGCAGCATGCAAAACTGTGAACTTTGTCTTCTCTGCTGGATTCTACAGCAGCATTGTGTTCCTGATGCTGATGACTGTTCAGCGCTACATGGCAGTGGtccaccctctctctgactGGGAGAAAGGGCAAGGGTTTGCCGTCACTCCCATCATTGCTTGGGTGGTGAGCATTTTTGCAGCACTGCCAGCCATATTGCGAAGTGGCGTCATGCCAGACCCAGCAGATTCTCAAAAACTTTACTGTGAGTATAACAACATAACAGCATACTTTATAGTAATTTATCAGCAGAACATTTTCTTTGTGGTTGCCTTTTCTGTTATGAGTTTTTGCTACATAAGAATTCTTCAGACCATCTTAAAGTCTcgaacaaacaagaaaaacaggACTGTAAGACTCATCTTTTGTATTGTGGCAGTGTTCTTTGTTGGTTGGGCCCCTTATAATGTTGTAATATTCCTGAGGTCCTTAACTTACCATCAGATTGAGCCTTTCACAGAATGTGATGTTACTCATCATCTCGACTATGCGTTGTACGTCTGCCAGCTGCTGGCCTTTTCTCACTGCTGTCTTAATccagtgttttatgttttcgtTGGTGTAAAATTTCGTGAGCATTTGAATGCAATTTTACAGAAGATTTTTCAAGAGCAAAACTATATGAACATCCATGGTATAAGAGTCACCTATGGTCCATCTCAGGGTACCATGTAG
- the LOC113589309 gene encoding chemokine XC receptor 1-like isoform X1 — MRPGRLLGASEANLLFLPVRPRRAPVRKATRLLPPSPLLLPRPGPKCPGPRRGVGRKRQRPRPRLPPPRMDRPSPRSDASMNTACKQCGQPKTKEFGHSRFHGVHFCVAAAWEDRGWKRWRGDAEGMADTDLESLTFNYDEPQSVISDGMCYKETVVKVGSITVPIFFSIVVLLSLLGNILVLVILGLYESLRSLTNIFILNLALSDLMFTFGLPFWACYYIWGWTLGDAACKTVNFVFSAGFYSSIVFLMLMTVQRYMAVVHPLSDWEKGQGFAVTPIIAWVVSIFAALPAILRSGVMPDPADSQKLYCEYNNITAYFIVIYQQNIFFVVAFSVMSFCYIRILQTILKSRTNKKNRTVRLIFCIVAVFFVGWAPYNVVIFLRSLTYHQIEPFTECDVTHHLDYALYVCQLLAFSHCCLNPVFYVFVGVKFREHLNAILQKIFQEQNYMNIHGIRVTYGPSQGTM; from the exons ATGCGTCCAGGCAGGCTTCTCGGCGCGTCTGAGGccaacctcctcttcctcccagtgAGACCCCGACGAGCTCCGGTCCGGAAGGCGACGCGGCTTCTGCCACCATCGCCACTCCTACTGCCCCGGCCGGGCCCAAAGTGCCCCGGACCACGGCGTGGCGTtggaagaaaaaggcagaggccGAGGCCGAGGCTGCCGCCGCCGCGGATGGACAGGCCGTCCCCGCGAAGCGATGCGAGCATGAACACTGCCTGCAAGCAGTGTGGCCAACCTAAAACTAAAGAGTTTGGTCACAGCAGGTTTCACGGGGTGCACTTCTGCGTGGCGGCAGCGTGGGAAGACCGTGGGtggaagagatggagaggagatgCTG AAGGCATGGCAGACACGGACCTTGAATCTCTTACATTTAATTATGATGAACCACAAAGTGTCATTTCTGATGGAATGTGTTACAAGGAAACTGTAGTCAAAGTTGGATCCATTACAGTTCCCATATTTTTTAGCATTGTGGTCCTGCTCAGTCTCCTTGGTAACATACTAGTGCTTGTGATCCTTGGACTCTATGAGAGCCTCAGATCGTTGACCAACATCTTCATACTGAACTTGGCTCTGTCAGACCTAATGTTCACTTTTGGTCTTCCATTTTGGGCCTGTTACTACATCTGGGGCTGGACACTGGGAGATGCAGCATGCAAAACTGTGAACTTTGTCTTCTCTGCTGGATTCTACAGCAGCATTGTGTTCCTGATGCTGATGACTGTTCAGCGCTACATGGCAGTGGtccaccctctctctgactGGGAGAAAGGGCAAGGGTTTGCCGTCACTCCCATCATTGCTTGGGTGGTGAGCATTTTTGCAGCACTGCCAGCCATATTGCGAAGTGGCGTCATGCCAGACCCAGCAGATTCTCAAAAACTTTACTGTGAGTATAACAACATAACAGCATACTTTATAGTAATTTATCAGCAGAACATTTTCTTTGTGGTTGCCTTTTCTGTTATGAGTTTTTGCTACATAAGAATTCTTCAGACCATCTTAAAGTCTcgaacaaacaagaaaaacaggACTGTAAGACTCATCTTTTGTATTGTGGCAGTGTTCTTTGTTGGTTGGGCCCCTTATAATGTTGTAATATTCCTGAGGTCCTTAACTTACCATCAGATTGAGCCTTTCACAGAATGTGATGTTACTCATCATCTCGACTATGCGTTGTACGTCTGCCAGCTGCTGGCCTTTTCTCACTGCTGTCTTAATccagtgttttatgttttcgtTGGTGTAAAATTTCGTGAGCATTTGAATGCAATTTTACAGAAGATTTTTCAAGAGCAAAACTATATGAACATCCATGGTATAAGAGTCACCTATGGTCCATCTCAGGGTACCATGTAG